One window of the Trifolium pratense cultivar HEN17-A07 linkage group LG2, ARS_RC_1.1, whole genome shotgun sequence genome contains the following:
- the LOC123910235 gene encoding molybdenum cofactor sulfurase-like yields MDDTLSQNESSKTCPQCCCTTSLFFNSPNSQNTKPSKHHRNSSSECRHTFASSTTSLIFPNTYFTNHESLPSYEESFIEFNKVFPQFSETEHVDHVRAKEYSHLSFSNHTCLDYIGIGLFSYSQMQKHVHHNDDDASKTKHSLPQFTDIPFFSISCKTGNLKTLLLHGGQDSEFESAMRKRIMNYLNISENDYFMIFTANRTSAFKLVADCYQFQKSRKLLTVYDHESEAVEAMISSSEKRGAKVMSAEFSWPRLRIQSTKLRKMIVSKRKKKKKEGLFVLPLHSRVTGSRYPYIWISVAQENGWNVLVDACALGPKDMDCFGLSLFQPDFLICSCYKVFGENPSGFGCLFIKKSVISTLETNSSAGIVNLVQEKKQHVEDSFGIDTKMEQKSVLKLHLHQEEPFYLTSFSDEFEKGEPSEIKIVSAHEELKPSQRFEIEELENQVQILEKGVQESDKNGNFDLECRCLDQVDSLGIILINDRARYLINWLVNSMLKLKHPNTEGVSLVKIYGPKVKFDRGPAMAFNIFDWKGEKVEPVLVQKLADRSNISISYGLLHHIWFADKYGDEKGRILKDKKKKDHREKIGITVVTVALGFLANFEDIYRLWCFVARFLDADFVEKERWRYTALNQKTVEV; encoded by the coding sequence atggatgATACCCTTAGCCAAAATGAATCCTCAAAAACATGTCCTCAATGTTGTTGCACAACTTCATTATTTTTCAATTCACCAAATTCACAAAACACAAAACCATCAAAACATCATAGAAACAGTTCATCTGAATGTCGTCACACTTTTGCATCATCAACAACATCCTTAATTTTTCCAAACACATATTTTACAAACCATGAATCTCTTCCATCTTATGAAGAATCATTCATTGAATTCAACAAAGTTTTTCCTCAATTTTCTGAGACAGAACATGTTGACCATGTTAGAGCTAAAGAATATTCTCATCTTTCATTTTCTAATCATACTTGTCTTGATTATATCGGTATTGGTCTTTTTTCTTACTCTCAAATGCAAAAACATGTTCATcataatgatgatgatgcatCAAAAACCAAACATTCTTTACCTCAATTTACTGATATACCCTTCTTTAGCATATCTTGTAAAACAGGAAATTTGAAGACTTTACTTCTTCATGGTGGACAAGATTCCGAATTCGAGTCAGCAATGAGAAAAAGAATCATGAATTACCTTAACATATCGGAAAACGATTACTTCATGATTTTTACAGCTAATAGAACTTCAGCTTTCAAACTTGTAGCAGATTGTTACCAATTTCAAAAAAGTAGAAAGCTTTTAACAGTTTATGACCACGAAAGCGAAGCTGTGGAAGCCATGATTAGTTCGTCTGAGAAACGAGGAGCAAAAGTTATGTCAGCCGAGTTTTCGTGGCCAAGGCTAAGAATTCAGTCAACAAAGTTGAGGAAAATGATTGTAagtaaaagaaagaagaagaaaaaagaaggtCTTTTTGTTTTGCCACTTCATTCAAGAGTAACAGGATCAAGATATCCTTATATTTGGATTAGTGTTGCACAAGAAAATGGTTGGAATGTTTTGGTTGATGCTTGTGCATTAGGACCGAAAGATATGGATTGTTTCGGTTTATCACTTTTTCAACCTGATTTTCTTATTTGTTCTTGCTATAAAGTTTTCGGCGAAAACCCTTCTGGATTTGGTTGCCTTTTCATCAAGAAATCTGTTATTTCAACTTTGGAAACAAATTCTTCTGCAGGAATAGTTAATCTTGTGCAAGAAAAGAAGCAACATGTCGAAGATTCTTTCGGTATAGATACTAAAATGGAACAAAAATCAGTACTTAAGTTACATTTACATCAAGAAGAGCCGTTTTACTTGACATCTTTCTCTGATGAATTTGAAAAAGGAGAACCATCTGAGATAAAGATCGTATCGGCGCATGAAGAGTTAAAACCGTCTCAAAGGTTTGAAATTGAGGAGTTGGAAAATCAAGTTCAAATTCTTGAAAAGGGTGTTCAAGAAAGTGATAAAAATGGGAACTTTGATCTTGAATGTAGGTGTTTAGATCAAGTTGATTCATTAGGAATTATATTGATTAACGATCGAGCAAGGTATTTGATTAATTGGTTAGTGAATTCAATGTTGAAGCTTAAGCATCCTAACACCGAAGGGGTTTCACTAGTGAAGATTTATGGTCCAAAAGTTAAATTTGATAGAGGACCGGCAATGGCATTCAATATATTCGATTGGAAAGGCGAAAAAGTTGAGCCGGTACTTGTTCAAAAACTCGCTGATAGAAGTAACATTTCTATAAGCTATGGATTGTTGCATCATATATGGTTTGCTGATAAGTATGGAGATGAAAAGGGAAGAATTTTAAAggataagaaaaagaaagatcatAGAGAAAAAATTGGAATCACTGTTGTTACTGTTGCATTAGGGTTTTTAGCTAATTTTGAAGATATTTATAGGCTTTGGTGTTTTGTTGCTAGGTTTCTTGATGCTGATTTTGTTGAGAAGGAAAGGTGGAGATATACTGCTCTTAATCAGAAAACTGttgaagtttaa